ACGATGATGCTAGGCCATCGTAGGACTTTTTGAACAACCTCTATAATGAATATTGTTATATTTTTCCAAAGAAGGAGCTAATATAGAACCCACTACATAACGATCATGTTATTCTAACTTATATGAATTAATACTTCATGTAAGTGTTTAGGTTCATTTAATGATATAATTTAAAGATAATAAAAAATATTGAACGGGGGCTACAGATGAATTACGGAACATGTTACTATTGTGGAAGAACATTTCAATCGTTTGAATTATCATCACTTCCCAATACTGATTCTCAATCTTCACAAAAAGAATATTGTCCTGAATGTTACTCTGAAGTGGTAGAACGACTTAAAGAGGAATCTGAAAAAGATACTGATCGTACATCCTAAAACTAATTAAAATATCTATAATAAAGCCATCTTCGAAAACAAAGGTGGCTTATAGTCGTTTGAAATATTATAAATATACCCTATAGAGAAAACCTCATCCTATCTCCTTCATAAAGTTTTCTTCAAAAAATCTCTATCGATGATGTTCAGGTGGTTTATTCGTTTCAATTTTTTTTGTGAAAAGGTTGTTTGAATGATTTTCTTCTACCATTGAATAAGATTTAGTCTCTTGAAAAATATTTTTTATTTCTTGTAATTGTTCTAAAAGCTGATGAAATTCTTTCATTGTTATGGGTTTAGCCTCTAGCGTTAATTCAACCCCGATTGTTCCGTTAGGTTCTAATGTTGCCCATTTGACATCCGTTATTTCACTAACTCCCTTGTTTCTTAAATTCATTTCTAATTCATCTACTGTCATTCGTACATGTTTAAAATTAGTTTCAATTATTTTTCCATTTTCAATCAGAATCTTTGATTTCCCCGATAGCATCTTTTCAAACCAATCAAACTTCAACTGAAGATATTCAATTATAATTAATGTGAGTACCAGAACAAACCCTATTAAAATGGTTATCCATAAATCCTTTCCAGAAACGGGTCTTATTAATAAAGGACCAATTGCAATCATAATAACTGTTTGGGATAATGTCATTTGCGAAATTGATTTTCTTCCAGCAATTCTTAACAACATGGTACCAGCGAAAACAATGAGCACGGTTTTCCATATCCAATCGAACTCCATTTCCTCAACTCCTTTACCTTTTTGATGAACCTATTTTTCTATACTTTTTGTTTCATATGCTTCTATTATTCATTTTCAATGAAAGGGAATTTAGTGAGTCTATTCCTCCTTTGATATCCATTTCACTACTTTCATATACATTATTTTCAGAAAAGATTAATATAATTACAGCCATTGAATCGTTTACATACACTTTTACAAAATATATTTCTAAATTTGAAATGGAGGTATCAAAAAAAAGCCCCAAAAGGGACTTATATGTCTTTCTAACCTTCGCTTTAGTCATTATGCATTGTGAATAGCGATTGAACTAATCTTCCATTGACCTTCAATATTTTGAACCCAATAAGATGTCGGCTCTTTTTCATATACTTCGTCATTACTGTTAATTCGAGTCCAAGTTACATTAATTAGAGCTGCTCTTGGATTAAATACCGTTACAACTCTGTTGCTTTCAAATGTATCTTTATGATTGTGATTATTAAAATTATCCAGTTGTGCTTTTAACAACGCATGTGCTTCTTCGTGAGAATGGGTTGCGATGTAATTTGAGTCCTTTGTAAAAGAGAATGTTACATTAAAGAAGTTTAGGAGTTGAGAAATATCTTCTGGTCGGTTTCTAATCTGATCAAGAAAGGTCTCAATATAGCTATCAAACCACTTTTTTATTGATTCTTCTGTTGTTACCATAGTATTTTGCATAATAAAAACTCCTTTCGTGTACTAAATAAATTTTAACATCTACATATATATATTTTATTGATATAGAAAAAAAATTCAATAAATATACATAAAATTACCGCTAATACATGCATCCAAAAGGCGGAGCCTTGGATTTGTACCAGCGGTATACAGAAAATATTTAATTTGTGGGTGAAATGTGGGTGTTTTGTTCAACCCCAACACTCCACCCTTTATATATCAAGGCTATCCAATACTACCTTCCATTTCAAATTTAATTAATGGAGGTTTTCAAACTAAATTAAAACGGTCGTAAAATACTGATAAATAAAGGTTTTTAATTACTTGGATATCAAATCAAATCATTTTACATTGAAATGAACCGGCACAAAATCGGCACGAAGTCGGCACAAACTAAAAATCACATTACTTCTCATTATATATATCGGTTTTTAGATAAGTTTTTTCTTATAAGAATTTTTCAACATCAATATCTTTCCCTAACTTGTTCAACCCTTTATTAATTTTAACAATGGTTGAGTATTTAGGTTTGTAATCTTTATCATTACAAAGTTTTGATATTGTGGGGCGTCCTAACTGGGACGCTTTTTCTAACTTCAATTGGTTAATGTCCTCCTGTTTATCTAACCAACGTCCGAACTTTGTTCTACTCTTCCCCAATCCAAACAACTTCTCACTCTCCTTTATGTTTTTTATCTCCATTCTAGCCATTATGTACGTTTTTTAAACTTTAGAAAAAAAAGTTACATAATGGACAAGCGATAGTTAATATCCTTTAACAAGACGTCAAAACAAGGCGTCTACAACTAAAGGAGGGAATCAACATGAATGAAGAATTAGCGTTGTTATTGATCGAGTGCGAGGACGTCTACCTCACAGAAGAGGGACGTCAACTATTAGGAGAGATACTTAACGATATAAAATGTTCAGAAAATATCGTAAAGGAAAAAGCGTCATGAGTTATCGTCCGACCGTCAGATACGATAAAAGATATAAAAAGTATGTGGATAAACTTTTTAAAGCGCCAACATTAGATCGTAACCAAATTATCAGATTAGCTCTTTTCACCGCTGCACACTCAAGGGATTTTTTTAAACGTGATCCAACAATATAAAAGAATAGACGTCCCTCTCCCCTCTCCATCGTGGAATATAGGTGATACCGATTTATGGCGGTATAAGAGTGCACCAGAGATAAATGAGAAGGGGGACGTCAGCAATGTTATCGATCGAAGAACAAATGAGGTTGAAAAAGTTAGCGGAGATCCTAGACGGTCAGGTGACAGACTCGCCCAAAAGCAAAAGACGGAACTACGTGGACGACAGACTGAGGGACGTTCTGGGGAGATTCATGAGCACAGAATCATCAATCAAGGAGGAATCCGAATTAAATTGGGATAGAGATATAAAGATTGTCAGGGTTAAAGATGGTTACGGGAGTTATCTAGTCAAGGATCGCCTGTTTACGGCTGAGGACGTCTGTAACTTTGTGGCTGTGGGCGCGGTTATATTGGGAGGGTTATGGCTCTTTAAATAAAAAACTCCATAAAGGAGCAAGTAGACGCGTGGGAGGTGTAAACCTTCCTTTTATGATATAAAAAAATTGAAAAATTTATTAAAAATTAGATAATATACCCAATCACGAAGATATGTTTTTCATATTTATATAGTATAATGTGATTTTTTATGGGAAGGAGTTGATTAATTAATATGTACCACCCTTGTGATGGGCTAGCTGAAATTCTAAAATGTCAGATAAACAGAGCAGTAGCTTTACTTCTTAACAGTGGGGATATTCAAAATCTCGTTGTTAAAAAAGTGGAAAATGGAGTAGTTGCTGGAAAAGATTTAAACAATCCCCAGGCTGTTTATTTCGTATCTATTGATAAAATCGAACGTATTATTACGTATCCAGATTAAGTTGAGCTATCAACCCACTCGCTTGAGTGGGTTTTGTCATACATTAAAGGAGATCTTAGCAGTATGGTCAGATTATTTCACTCTTAGTCTTTGCCCTGGATAGATAAAGTTCACCTCTTTAATTTGTGGGTTGAGCTTTTTAAGCTTGGACAAGTTAGTTTCATATTTTTTTGCGATCTCGCTCATCGTGTCACCGGATCTAACCTTGTGATACTCTTTAGCTTACCCTTTTAGCTTTAATCGTTGCCCTGGATAGATTAGATTAGGATTTTTGATGTTGTTGAGACTAGCGATATATTTAACGCTTAGATAATATTTATCAGTGATTTGACTTAATGTATCTCCTTTTTTGACCACATGCATATAGCCATCTGATTTAGGTTTTGCCTTTGCTTTTGGTTTAGATTTAACAGTCTTTTTAGTCTCGCCCGTGAAAAACTCTAGCTTTTAATTGCTCAAGATACGGTTTAGATCAAAATTACTTGCGTATCCATCTAAACGGCCTTTATCGGTGTACTCGTGAAGATCACAAGGGAAAGATGGTTTGCTGTTAGGTGTTCCATCATTCCTTCCATAGTGAGGAATCCAAACCGCGTCAACTTCATCTAGATTTAATCTTTTGTACCAGTGATGACATACGTAGATACCTACTTTTTTCGCTCCTAAACTACGAAGCTTTTTAACATACGCTGATACACCGGCTCTCATATCTTTCATAGATTCCTCTTCGACATCTAACCACCAGAAGGTAGAATTTAAAGATTTTGTACGGCTATAGAAGTCTGTAGCTTCAACCTCCATGTCATTTACATTCACTCCGCGTACCCATGCATAAGCAGCCGTTGGAACCCCACGTTTTTTAAACTCGTCATGGTGTTGTTTATAGTGTCTGTCAATGGTTAGTGATCCGTATTGAGTGCGGATAATCGCTAAGGATACTTGGCTAGCAAGCTTGGCATAATTGATCTTACTTGGTACTTGGTGATGTGTACGTCGATAATATATTTACTCATAATCTATCACTCTTATTATTTTTAATATGAAAAAAAGAGCCACAGTGTGACTCTATTGATCCTTGTATCCTTTTCCTAAGCTTGGGTTGTTGATAATACCCCCAGCTACTAAAACAGCTAGGATTGCATCTACATAAGCTTGATATTTGTCTGGAGCAAGTAGTCCAAGATCATTTACAAAAAGACCTCCAAGAGCTGCCACACTGACCCATAAACCATAGTTTTTAAAACGTTTTGGCAAGGATCTCACCTCCTCCCATGAGCAAACCTAATAGACTCAAAACAATAGCTCCTATTACGATTCGTAGGAGCCATGTGGTGTTGTTTTTTATACTTGCTAAGTCTGTCTTTATATCAGTGATGTTCGATTCTGCGACTGCAACACGAGTCTTTAAATCTGTAACATCGGATTCTAGTTGTCTTACTCTTTGCTCCATCTTTTCATCTCCTAAAATGCAAAATAAAAAAGCCTATTCGGCTCCTTCTAATCTAATACTTTCTGCGAGATCGTCGCGTTTTCTTTCACTTCCACGACTTGATATTGCACGTTGATTAAGTTTCCGTTTTCGTCCAATTCCTCGACGGTGAATGTGTCTACGACATGTTTTACCATGTGACCGCCTCCTCTCGGATTTTAATGGAAATATATCTACTCTTTGATTTATCTACGTTTGTTTGATTTATATACTTCAGCATAATAGGTATATTTTTATCGAATTCTGTGTTTAAAAAATGATTCTGTAACTCTAAAATTGTCCTACTATTCACTTCGCTTCCTATATCAACTCTATTACTAATAATTCTCAACGTGTTGCTTGACTTGACATTCGTAATTTTGTGGTGGTATTCATTTTTCCCGCTCGCTAAAACGATTTCGTGTGTTCCGCTTCCACCTAAGGGAAAATCTACGTAAATGAAAATCGATTCCACTTTAGCGATTGTTCCGTCTGTAGGCTTAATTTCTATGATTTCACTTCCCCCAGCAGGGACTGTTGTTGATGAATAAACTTCTATCATCGTCAACCTCGCCTTTCGCTCCTGCAAGCTGACATCTGTGATCGGTCCACTTTTCCCGTTGTCTCGAGCGATGGTAAACGTGTTAAAGGCTTTGTTTAAAAAGTTTAATCCCATTGAGTTGCCTCCTCTCGGACTAAAAGGACAATTTTCCTTTCATTGTTATGTGATGCATTTGTCGAATTCGTGTACCCTATTGATAATATTTTAGGTAGGTTCAGTTGGTTATAGCTGACCACACCGAATAAGTTGCAACTATAGCTAATAAAACCATGAAAATATCTTCTCGTATCGTTTTTTTATTTAATTCGTTCGCTCTTAATGTTGTAAAGATTCTTTTCAAGCGAAATACGCCAAATATAACAATAACAATCCAACTACCTAACCAGAATATATTAAATAGAACAGGGAGAAATTTTTTAATGATGCCAAGAATACCAATAAAAATAATTACAAAAATGATATGTTTAATCTTCTCCAAAACAAAAACTCCTTTCTCATCCATTATACGACATAAAAGAGAGAGGGTTTCATTCCTATATTCATCTTAAGTTTGTACCCTTCATTATGCTCCAAGAAATAACCCCTGTTATACCTGCGAAAAAAACATAAAAATAACAGCTATCAAAAAAGTTATAACCGTAGATTCCTGATTCATAAAAATATCCATTAAACCAAATGTCAAATACTATAAATATAAAAAAATACATGCCAAGACCTATAAATATCTTCTTTGAATACAATGCCGTTATGACACCCAGTAAAATAGATATGGGTATTATTAATAACTCCAAAATAAGTGGATGAAATACATCTGATATTCCCATTTATGCTTCTCCATTCTTCTCAGATAATTTGTCTTGTTCTACTTGTTTAGACAAAACTTCTTGGGAAAAGTTACAGAATAAATTCTAAAAGAGAAAAAACATCCTAATTAGGATGCTTTTATCGGATTACCTTCTTTATCTTTGAAACTACCAACAATGATCATAATAAAATCAATCAATACCCATATCCCAAATCCACCACCTGTAATAAGCATTAGAATTCCTGTACCGATCTTTCCGACATAGAAACGGTGTACACCTAGGACACCTAAGAAGAAACATAATAATAACGTTGCTACCCAATTTTTCTCTGACATTTAGCATCTCTCCTGTTTAAATAAAATAATTGCAAAAGAATTTCATATTAAATTATACGACATAAAGGAGATAAAGTTTCAAATACATAATATTTAGTTTTTTTAAAAATAATAATATTAAGAGCCACCACACATCCACGTTCAAAAATTGTTTTGTACAATTCGACCTAGTAGGTGGCTCGCACAAAAAAGCACCCTGCTGGATGCTCTTATTTAAACTTAACTTTATCAGATGGCATATTCCGTTTCACAATACCCTTAAATAAATTAATTTCTTCTTCTAATTTGAAAAATCGTCTTGGTAATATCATTGCCTGGTTTTGAGAGATATATAGTAATAATAAATCTTTAGTGGCTCTTCGCCATTTAGAATGATTATTTAGAAAATAAAAAACTTCTTTTCTAAAAGACTTAAAAGCGGACAAGAGAATAAGTTCAATTGCTCGCTCAGTATTTTCCACCTGTTACAGGGTTAAAAAACGGATCCCTGGTTACACTATTTACTGGACAAGGGAATGAGTTCAGTTGTGAAGCGAGGTATGGCTCCAAACTGTTACTTGTTCTTTTTTATTTATTTAATTTGAAGTCCAGTTTTCCATGGAGTAAAAAGACCATGGCCACCATATTTTTATGCGAACGATAGCCTCGTGCTTTTCTTTTGGCAGCCTGAAAGACACTATTAATTCCTTCTAATAAGCCATTGTTTAGCTTGGATGAGAACCACCTGATAATTCCGTCATAGTGGTCTTTAATGGTCTTTGAAACATCTACCATGGGCTTCAGTCTGCAACGAAGTCCCCACTCAATCCAGTCGTTTAATACCATAGGGGCAATTTCACGAGGGTATTGAAAGATTTCTTGAAAGCTTATTCGCATACGATAGGCTTTCGCTGTATCTAAGTTACAATCTTTTAAACGATCAAGGGTTTCTCTTTGAGAGCTTGTTAAGTTTTTCTCATTTTTTAACCAGACATATCGTGTGTTTTTTAAGTCTTTACACGTTTTTTGTTCCTTACGACGCACATCGTCTACTGCTTCATTTACGGCTTTGACGACATGAAACTTATCAAATGTGATGGATGCTTTGGGGAAGTTTTCTTTCGCTCCCTTAATAAAAGCAGGGGACATATCCATACATACTTCTGTTATTTTCTCTGCCTGTCCTCCGCGAGATTCTAAATGTTTCTTACACTCTTCCCATGTACTAGAGTCCTTTCCCTTTGTGACGTGGATGACATTCTTTTTTTGGGGATCCATAAAAATCGTGATATAGTTATGCCCTCTCTTTGAAGAGGTTTCATCTGTACTAATCATCGTCACTTCTGATAAGTCTTGAGACTCAATCGCGTTGTCCACATAATAGTGAAGAATTCTCCACAACTGGGTATCGTGTTCACCAACTAAACGGCTGATCGCACTCATAGGCATATCTTTTGCCAGGGTCATAATCCATGCGTCGAAAAGGATCGTGAAATTGGATCGACTCTTAATCGCCCAAGGGATTTTCACACGATGAACCTTTTGGCAGTTCTGACAATCCGTCCTAGGTAATTCTGCATGGATATAACAGGGATATTCGAGGAAATTTAAATGCCTCCACGTTCGGTTGTAGTCAGCTATGTCATATACGGATTGGCTTTCTGCTCCACAATTCGCACAGGAAAACCGTGCACCTTTACGAATATCTACATAGACATCTAATTGTTGATGTTCATTGCTAAATATACAACTTTCTATATACCATGGCTCCGAAATATGAAAGACCTCTTCTATACCCTTCACTTCTATTAACATCTTGATCACCTGTATTCTATTGTTTTAGAATCCAGTATCGTCACTATTGCACCATCTTAAACAGCGAAGAAGCTCTTTAGTTCCAACTGCTTTGTAAATTCTATCCCATTCATGGTAACTATGAGATTGATTTAGTATTTGTTGTGTTCCATTATCATTAATAATCATTAGCTTTGAATTAACTATTTTTCAAAATGTCAATACCTTTATTGAAAGAAAAAACTTGAATATTATTGAAATTATGGAAAATACAAGTCTTTTTAGGTATAAAAAGATCCTTTATAATTTGGAGAACAAGTAGCACATGTCCAAATCCAAACTATAAAGGAAACAAGCATGGATAATTGTAGCACACATCCTACTTTAAATAAACTACTAGAATTTTTAGATGAAGATACGTTTAAAAAAATAACCAACGTTCACAATTTAGATAAGTACATAAAGAAACTGACGACCTACTGTTTATTTCAGATTTCCATTGTTGCTCATATTCGAGAGATTGAAAGTTTAACCCATGTTTCTCTTTATTTAGAAGATGAGAAACAACTGCAGGAAATGATCAAACTTGATTCCATTAGTACTTCTCAATTATCCAGAAGGCTTAAAGCCATTCCTTCTTCTGTTTTTGAAAAGGTTTTTCGCCACCCTTTTGATGAAAATTCACTATCGATTAAAAAACAAGCCTATTATTCGAGAGATCAGTCGTTTACATGTGATCGATTCTTCTACGATGACCATGTCTTTATCTCAGTATCCATGGGCCACGTTTCGAAAAACAAAAGCCGGTATTAAGCTGCATCTTAAAGTCGTTGTGACAAAAGAAATGACCATTCCAGATGAGGTCGTGTTATCTCCTGCGAACCATTCTGATCTTTCTAAGATGGATTCGTTAGTGGAATTAGACCCTGATTGCCTTTATCTTTTTGATCGTGGGTATATGGATTATAAACAGCTTGATCACTATTGTTTTAAAGACATTCGATTTATTACAAGGTTAAAGAAGAACGCCAAAATCGAGTATTTAAATGAACAAGTCCCGGATCCCGAAAATCTCATTTTTCAAGACGCTGAAGTGTATCTTGGGGGTGAACAAACAGGGACAAAGATGATGCACACGGTTCGTTTAATCAAAACAAAGGATCGTGAAGGTAATGAAGTTATTCTCATTACAAGTTGTTTTGACTTAACCGCAAAAGAAATTGGTGATCTATATCGATATCGTTGGAAGATCGAAACCTTTTTTAAATGGATGAAGCAGCATCTTAACATCACCTCTTTTTATGGAAAGAGTCCAAACGCGGTTTATAATCAAATTTGGATCGCTCTTATTACGTATAGCCTAGAGGTATTACTGAAGCTGTCCTTAAATGATGATGGTTCCCTACTAACCTTTAAGAGAAGACTGGAAACCTTGTTATATCAGCCGTTTCATATATTTGTTAAAGCGTTGTTCAAAGAAAAGACCCGAACCTCCAAAGGGCGAAGGAAGCAAAATTGGGAAGTAGAATACAGGATGCTCGAGCAGCAAGTACTTAGAGGGGAGGTGGACTTTTTAGACAAACCAACAGGCGAACCTCTTTTTGTACACTTTTCATAATAAAAGTATAATTCTTTAAAAATATGGATAAAGGCTGCTTGATACAGAGGTTCTCTCTTTTTTAATTTTAAAAAGACGGAAAATTCAGTTATTAGAAGTGTTTTCCAATCGAAGGCTGCTTGATTTTTATTGTGAAGTTTTATGCAACGTTAATGAATCAATACAAATAACGCCCATCAAGGCGTCCATTACATTTTGCTAATCTTATTATACAGTAAGGCGTTTCAATTTGTAACCACTTGGTTTTATTTTGCAAATCAGTTATAATGAACTCAGGACAAGCATAGAATAAAAAAGACCGCGGGTGCGCAAACACCCACGGTCGATATACAATAGACGCTCTAAGGGCGATAGTTCTGAATTATGTTCAGAAAAATAACCACCACTTAAAGTTTGGATGCTTGAGGGTGGTTATTTTTTATGGTTAAAAGACAATATTGCCACAATGAGCGATCCAAAAGCGATCATAGCCATCAATGTTTCAAATACTGTCATACGTCCACCCCCTTTCGATAGGGGAATGAACTACCACCCTCAAAGCCGATCTATTGTTCAAGAAGAATTATAACATAATTTGGACAAAGAAATTTAATTTGTAAAATAGAATTGGTAAAGTTATGATAAATAAAAATAGGCTGTCCCTCCACCGCCAAGTTTGAGGACAACCCATTCAATCATTACTTTGAGTTTATAGTAAACAAACCCCTTCTGCAAGTGTTTAGAAGTTGGTGAATGTGAGTGGACAGCCTTATATTGAGTTTGAGATGATTCAATTGGCTACATTCAGAAAATCAAAAAGCGGAAAATGGCAAGCGAGAGTATCAAAAGAAGGAAGAGAGTTTAGTATTGGTACGTTTAGAACGAAAAAAGAAGCCGAGATTGAATCTTCAAAAGTAGAAGAAAGAATTTATTACGGACAAACTTTAAATGACAGAAATATGCTGTTTGAAGATGTGGCAAACGAATGGTTATTCAAACACAAAAAATCAAACGTAAAAGATTCTACGTTCGTACAACTAGAAATGACTGTAAGAGTTCATATCTTACCTCGGTTCGGATCTCATAGAATTATGTTAATCAGGAGAGCAGACATAAAAAAGTGGACGCAAGAATATACGAACATGGTTGATGAAGTTGGAAATGAAAAGTATTCATTTGGTACTAGATTGAGACATTTATCGGTATTAAAGAGCATTTTCCACTATGCCGTACATGAATTAGAGGTATTAGAAAAAAAACCTTGTGATCGTTTAAGAGTCCCAGTTAAAGACTCTGTTGGAATTAACACAGAAACAAAGTACTATATTCTTGACGAACTAAACGCATTGTTAAACTATATGAAAGAATACAAACACCAAAGATATTCAGGCTATCAGATTTACTATATGTTGATGTATTTTCTAAGTCAAACTGGAGTGAGAATTAGTGAAGCCTTAGCTTTAAGGTGGAGTGACATTAATGGGAACAAACTGACTGTAGAACGGCAAACAAGTAGGGATGACCATAATAATGTGAAAATCACCACACTCAAGAACTCATCCTCATATAGAACAATAGGACTAAATGATGAACTTTTACATGAACTCAAAAAATTTAAACTCAAGCAAAACGAAATGATATTAGGGACAGATCACTTCTACAAAAATAGCGACGGTATCATTTTTCAAAACTATTTAGGGAACTACCTAACACCTTCAACTGTTCGAGACTCCATTCGAGATTATTGCAAAAAAGCTGAAATCGATTATAAAGGTACCCATGGATTTAGACATACACATGCAGTTTTACTTCTTGAATCAGGAGCAAGCATTAAGTTTGTTTCCAAAAGATTAGGACACAAAACCATCAAAACCACTGCGGACACTTACCTGGATATTACCGGAAAAATAGAAGAAGACGAACTTAAAAAGTTCGCCTCCTACACTCATAATTAAATCTGAATCGGCACAAAATCGGCACGTTTTAGTTTTCATTGAGAAATGGTGTTAACAAAACATTGATATATCAATGTTTAAAGCACCTTATCCAATACTACCTTCCATTTCGAATTTAATAAGACGGTTCATTTCTACCGCATATTCCATTGGAAGCTCTTTTGTAAATGGCTCGATGAAGCCCATTACAATCATTTCTGTTGCTTCTTCCTCTGAAATTCCTCTACTCATCAAGTAGAAAAGTTGTTCTTCGGATACTTTTGAAACTTTCGCCTCGTGCTCTAACGAAATGTTATCGTTAAAGATTTCATTGTAAGGAATTGTATCTGACGTTGATTCGTTATCCATAATGAGTGTATCACACTCAATGTTTGATCTTGCTCCTTCTGCGCGGCGGCCGAAGTGAACGATTCCACGGTATGTTACTTTTCCGCCTTGTTTGGAAATGGATTTTGAAACAATCGTAGACGAAGTATTCGGAGCTAAATGAATCATTTTTGCTCCTGCATCTTGGTGCTGACCTTTACCTGCTAAAGCAATCGAAAGGGTCATTCCACGTGCACCTTCACCTTTTAAAATGACAGCCGGATATTTCATCGTTAGTTTAGATCCAATATTTCCGTCAATCCATTCCATCGTTCCATTTTGTTCGCAAACTGCACGCTTCGTTACAAGGTTAAAGACGTTGTTTGCCCAGTTTTGGATCGTTGTATAACGGCAATAGGCATCTTTTTTGACGATAATTTCTACTACCGCGCTGTGCAATGAGTTTGTCGTATAAACAGGAGCCGTACAACCTTCAACGTAGTGAACGTGAGCTCCTTCGTCAACGATGATAAGGGTACGCTCAAACTGTCCCATATTCTCTGAATTAATACGGAAATAAGCTTGTAATGGCGTTTCAACCTTTACTCCTTTTGGAACATAAATGAATGATCCACCAGACCAAACAGCAGAGTTTAAAGCCGCAAACTTATTATCTGTAGGAGGAATGACAGTCGCCCAATGCTCTTTGAAGATTTCTTCATCTTCACGTAAGGCACTATCGGTATCCTTAAAAATAATTCCTTGTGATTCTAAATCTTCTTGCATATTATGATAGACAACTTCGGATTCATATTGAGCAGAAACACCTGCTAAATATTTTTGTTCAGCTTCAGGAATTCCTAACTTATCAAACGTTTGTTTTATCTCTTCAGGAACTTCATCCCATGATTTTTCTGACTTCTCCGAAGGTTTGACATAATAGGTGATTTCATCGAAGTTAAGTGCAGCTAAATCGCCACCCCATTGTGGCATCGGCATATTATAAAAATGCTCAAGAGATTTTAAACGGAAGTCTAGCATCCATTGTGGTTCTTCTTTCATTTTAGATATTTCTTCAACAATTTCCTTTGTTAATCCACGCTCTGAACGGAAAATCGAAACATCACGATCATGGAACCCATACTTATAATCACCAATTTCCGGCATTTGTTTAGCCATTATCCCTATCACTCCTTACTTGTTTTAGTCTTCCTTAAAAGCCT
This portion of the Bacillus carboniphilus genome encodes:
- a CDS encoding DUF421 domain-containing protein — protein: MEFDWIWKTVLIVFAGTMLLRIAGRKSISQMTLSQTVIMIAIGPLLIRPVSGKDLWITILIGFVLVLTLIIIEYLQLKFDWFEKMLSGKSKILIENGKIIETNFKHVRMTVDELEMNLRNKGVSEITDVKWATLEPNGTIGVELTLEAKPITMKEFHQLLEQLQEIKNIFQETKSYSMVEENHSNNLFTKKIETNKPPEHHR
- a CDS encoding DUF6841 family protein, translated to MQNTMVTTEESIKKWFDSYIETFLDQIRNRPEDISQLLNFFNVTFSFTKDSNYIATHSHEEAHALLKAQLDNFNNHNHKDTFESNRVVTVFNPRAALINVTWTRINSNDEVYEKEPTSYWVQNIEGQWKISSIAIHNA
- a CDS encoding helix-turn-helix domain-containing protein → MFGLGKSRTKFGRWLDKQEDINQLKLEKASQLGRPTISKLCNDKDYKPKYSTIVKINKGLNKLGKDIDVEKFL
- a CDS encoding glycoside hydrolase family 25 protein translates to MYYRRTHHQVPSKINYAKLASQVSLAIIRTQYGSLTIDRHYKQHHDEFKKRGVPTAAYAWVRGVNVNDMEVEATDFYSRTKSLNSTFWWLDVEEESMKDMRAGVSAYVKKLRSLGAKKVGIYVCHHWYKRLNLDEVDAVWIPHYGRNDGTPNSKPSFPCDLHEYTDKGRLDGYASNFDLNRILSN
- a CDS encoding holin translates to MPKRFKNYGLWVSVAALGGLFVNDLGLLAPDKYQAYVDAILAVLVAGGIINNPSLGKGYKDQ
- a CDS encoding hemolysin XhlA family protein, whose product is MEQRVRQLESDVTDLKTRVAVAESNITDIKTDLASIKNNTTWLLRIVIGAIVLSLLGLLMGGGEILAKTF
- a CDS encoding TM2 domain-containing protein — protein: MSEKNWVATLLLCFFLGVLGVHRFYVGKIGTGILMLITGGGFGIWVLIDFIMIIVGSFKDKEGNPIKAS
- a CDS encoding YcxB family protein; translation: MENTERAIELILLSAFKSFRKEVFYFLNNHSKWRRATKDLLLLYISQNQAMILPRRFFKLEEEINLFKGIVKRNMPSDKVKFK
- a CDS encoding ISL3 family transposase, producing the protein MLIEVKGIEEVFHISEPWYIESCIFSNEHQQLDVYVDIRKGARFSCANCGAESQSVYDIADYNRTWRHLNFLEYPCYIHAELPRTDCQNCQKVHRVKIPWAIKSRSNFTILFDAWIMTLAKDMPMSAISRLVGEHDTQLWRILHYYVDNAIESQDLSEVTMISTDETSSKRGHNYITIFMDPQKKNVIHVTKGKDSSTWEECKKHLESRGGQAEKITEVCMDMSPAFIKGAKENFPKASITFDKFHVVKAVNEAVDDVRRKEQKTCKDLKNTRYVWLKNEKNLTSSQRETLDRLKDCNLDTAKAYRMRISFQEIFQYPREIAPMVLNDWIEWGLRCRLKPMVDVSKTIKDHYDGIIRWFSSKLNNGLLEGINSVFQAAKRKARGYRSHKNMVAMVFLLHGKLDFKLNK
- a CDS encoding IS4 family transposase, with the translated sequence MKIHYRLKNKPIIREISRLHVIDSSTMTMSLSQYPWATFRKTKAGIKLHLKVVVTKEMTIPDEVVLSPANHSDLSKMDSLVELDPDCLYLFDRGYMDYKQLDHYCFKDIRFITRLKKNAKIEYLNEQVPDPENLIFQDAEVYLGGEQTGTKMMHTVRLIKTKDREGNEVILITSCFDLTAKEIGDLYRYRWKIETFFKWMKQHLNITSFYGKSPNAVYNQIWIALITYSLEVLLKLSLNDDGSLLTFKRRLETLLYQPFHIFVKALFKEKTRTSKGRRKQNWEVEYRMLEQQVLRGEVDFLDKPTGEPLFVHFS
- a CDS encoding putative holin-like toxin, producing MTVFETLMAMIAFGSLIVAILSFNHKK